In Erigeron canadensis isolate Cc75 chromosome 6, C_canadensis_v1, whole genome shotgun sequence, the following are encoded in one genomic region:
- the LOC122605273 gene encoding glucan endo-1,3-beta-glucosidase 14-like, whose translation MAAAIVSTLIFLLAFSGLFISTYTLGVGINYGQIANNLPPTSHVSTLLKSLNISRVKLYDADPKVLRSFANSNVEFIIGLGNEYLPRMQDPQEAQIWIQQNVQPHLSQTKITCITVGNEILGGLDTQLPQYLYPAMKSMYQALVNLGLDKQVYITTAHSLQILATSFPPSQGMFREDLVQYIQPILAFHAQTNSPFLINVYPYFAYKSDPNNVPLEYVLFEPNAGAIDPITNLKYDNMLYAQIDAVYSAIKALGYGNIQVQISETGWPSKGDADEFGATVQNAGIYHRNLIQRMQQRQGTPANPSQPIDIYVFALFNENMKPGPTSERNYGLYYPDGTPVYNLGVKNALPRMDFSASWKNGFSLFNFLLMLIGFLIFL comes from the exons ATGGCTGCTGCTATTGTTTCTACACTTATTTTTCTTCTAGCTTTCTCAG GATTATTTATCTCTACATACACACTTGGAGTTGGAATAAACTATGGACAAATAGCAAACAATCTCCCGCCAACATCACACGTATCAACCCTTTTAAAATCACTCAACATTAGTCGAGTTAAACTCTATGATGCCGACCCGAAAGTCTTAAGGTCTTTCGCGAATTCGAATGTCGAATTCATCATAGGATTAGGAAATGAATACCTTCCTAGAATGCAAGATCCTCAAGAAGCACAAATATGGATACAACAAAATGTCCAACCTCATCTTTCTCAAACAAAAATTACTTGCATTACAGTTGGTAATGAAATATTAGGAGGATTAGATACTCAATTACCACAATATCTTTATCCGGCTATGAAATCTATGTATCAAGCTTTAGTTAATCTTGGATTAGATAAACAGGTTTACATTACCACAGCTCATTCGCTTCAAATATTAGCAACATCTTTTCCGCCTTCACAAGGAATGTTTCGTGAAGATTTGGTTCAATATATACAACCAATTCTTGCCTTTCATGCCCAAACGAATTCGCCTTTTTTGATCAATGTGTACCCTTACTTTGCATACAAGAGTGACCCGAATAATGTACCTTTGGAGTATGTACTATTTGAGCCCAATGCAGGGGCAATTGACCCGATAACGAATTTGAAGTATGATAATATGTTATATGCTCAAATTGACGCGGTCTATTCGGCTATCAAAGCGTTAGGTTATGGTAATATACAAGTTCAAATCTCTGAGACTGGATGGCCGTCAAAAGGAGACGCGGATGAATTTGGGGCGACAGTTCAAAACGCAGGGATTTATCATAGGAATTTGATTCAAAGAATGCAACAACGACAAGGGACGCCCGCAAACCCATCACAACCTATTGACATTTACGTTTTTGCCCTTTTTAACGAAAACATGAAGCCAGGGCCGACTTCAGAGAGGAACTATGGGTTGTATTATCCTGATGGCACTCCAGTCTATAACCTTGGAGTGAAAAATGCTCTTCCTCGTATGGATTTTTCGGCTTCTTGGAAAAAT GGATTCTCATTGTTCAACTTTCTATTAATGCTCATTGGATTCTTGATCTTCCTTTAA